AACCAAATCATTCCATCTTAAAGAACAGAGATGAGTCCATCTATGAAGGGTTAAGTAGATACTCCGTAGAAGGTGTTGGGTTTCTTGCTAAATACTGTATTATATTTCTCTTGACCATATTAGCAGCCCATGGTATACGCTTACGACCATGGGCTTGACTTGCCTACCATTTGTCACCGTCCGCGTCATCACCTCCATTGCCCTGTGACAGTGATCGCATACAAAAATCACCCTAAATATGTTAACCTATGCTGAGTTCTGTGTCGAATTTCCCTGTGACATAATTCTCATGCAGAATTTCGACAAAGCCTTAGTAGGCCTGTACACGCACACCGGGTGTATGAAGCTGTTACTGAATTGCGATTCCTACAAGAAAGATCTATGATAGACATTTTCAGCCATAACTCCCATATCAAATCATCTATACAGATCAGATGCCACAACTTGCAAGGGCATAACAACCAGGCAGGAAGGTTTTCAAAACATAAACATACGATTTGGGGTCTTGGTTTGTCGCCAAATCACCATATCAAATCATCTATACAGATCAAATGCCAAAACTTGCAAGGGCATAACAACCAGGCAGAAAGGTTTTCAAAACATAAACATACGATTTAGGGTTTTGGTTTGTCGCCAAATctgaagttttttttgttgccaaTCCTTGGCACTGATGGGCAAGGCCCAAAATTTTGTGGGGTTGGTTTTGGCACAAATCAAACACACCATTATTCCTCTTACATTTCAAGTATAGTCTGCTGCTACAACACATACAGTTTGACATGCCTAATATGCTAACAGCAATGAATAGCACATTCATGAGCCTCAGGATAAGGTGCGCTTTCTGCTGTCTATCATCAATAGCATCAGCTCACCAAAATCTTGAGCACTTCTGGATGAACCATCCATATTACGGAAGGTTCCTCTTCCCCTCAGAGACTCCCACATTTTCATAGGCAACCAAGGTTTTGGTGTCCTCTTTCATAAACATCATGCAACTTGGTCAATATCTGAGAACTATAGGAATAGGAATGGAACCAACAGATGCTCATTCTGGCAACATAATGTCTCTTCGCTGCAATGCTGGGGTACTGTCATACTGGTACCCATATTCCAACTTCCCATTGATGGGTTCTTTCAAAATCTGTTTTTCTTTACcgtcaaaaataaatacatttgAGCATGTTTGCACTAGACAGACAGCATACTCAAACTTGGAGCACTTGGGCTTGGATAATGTGGGCCTTCCACTGACGACCTGCAATTGTTGACCACAAGTTTGCTATGAATGATCTGTGCTGGCCCCTCCGGACAAAACTCTCGAACATGCGGGCACTGTCAATCTCAATAACTGTTGTTGGGTCAGAAACATCAACAAGTGTGATGCTCATATTATTGCGGATAATGCAGAGCTTTCCATTCAATGAGACCAAAGCTGCAGCTTCAGAAGCCCGTGAGCTGCTCAGATGGCGCCTACTGTCAATGACTCTTGTCCACAATCCCGTGTCCCCATCATAAACTCTTAGCTTGCAGCCATCCCGGCAATCCACTGAATAAAGTCGACCATTAAAGGAAATGCTTGGATTCCGCCAGCCCGCGACCATTTCAGTACCAGTGCTTGACCACATGTTGAATGTTGGCAGATAGACCTCACTCACGACCTGCTGATGAGAATCAACTCCTTTTAGGAACCACTTGCCATCATATACAACTGATACTAAAGGCACCATTCCTGTGCTCATTTCAGTAATACAAGCCCATCTATTCCTGTTTGGATTGTAAACCTCGGCAGATCTTAGAGTTCTGTGTATCCCTTCACACTCCCCGCCAGCAACATAGAGGCAGTTGTTTATGACACAAGAGCCAAAGCAGTGCCGCTTCCGTAGCATATCTGGAGCCCGGTGCCATTTGTTTGTCCGAGCATTATAAAACACAACACGCCTCATAGATCCTCGTACCGGATCTTTGCCACCAAATAAGTACAAATAGCAGCCACTGAGAACAGCACAACCAAAGCCTGTAGCTTCTGAATACTCAGGTGGAACTGGAGGAAGTGACTTCCAGAGCTGGTGCACTGGATCAAAAGCATGCCAAGACATCTTCTGATCACGATCTCTTTTGAATACATAAACCCATTCTTCTGCCATGCCAAATTTCTTGCGCAATGAGTAATAATAATTACCAGATAAAAGTCGGCTCCATCGTTTACAGACCAAACGAAGATTAGGGTGCTCGACTCGAGGAACCCGCATCAGACATGAAATTGCCAGGTCATCAGGAAGGCCAGGCAGAAGTGGCGCCTGAGTTCGGCACCTCTCCTTGCGTGAGCTCCTTGACTTGCGCTTGTTCGGTTTAACATCAGGTTGCATGCATAGCTTAGCACCAGAGACAAGCTTTCTGGCATTCACAACAGATTTAAGGCCTCCATCTACCCTGCAGTAGCAGGACACAGACTCTACCTGCAAACGCATTGACCAATCAAATAAGATGCTTTAATTGATCTGAATGCAGGACAACAAAAGTTTGAAACAAAACCAAAGGGATGCAAATGCAATCCTCCTTTTAGCTGTGCATCATTTATCAAGGAGACAAGGACACAAAAACAATCTTGTCCATCCATTAGCAAAATATGGTTGACATAATACTCGGTACTGGAAGAGTAACGATGTTTTGCCATTAATTGCTGCTTATAATAATAAATAGAGGGAACAGATCACAGGGCTCTATTGGAACAAAATATGTAATAACTTACGGGTTATCTTTTTTCTCAGGACCTAATAACTTATGGGTATTAAATCAAGTAACTTGGCTTAGAAGTTACACCCAGGCTTGTTACTGGACTTTGCATgacaaaatgaaaaataaaatggcaTACGAAACATGGTTAAAAAGGATTTAGTGCTCGAATTAATTTAGTACAGGAGCACTCAGCAGCTAATGTTCAGACTTGACTCTAAAATTAGAACAGCTTGGTTTTGGCTCCAGTTATACTTTCTCGGCGAGGTTTTTAGtaccaaaaataaaaatctattCACCATGCTCAAAATTCATAAGGTGTAATCATGATTAGTATGTCTTCCTTAAAACCAGTGCACATTGCACAGGTTGACCATGAATTGACTACTTCTCTAGTGGCTGTAAAATCAGCTTGGCTGCAATTTAACTTGGATGGGAACCCTAACCAACAAATTTAGGACGACTTTGTTGTTTGCTACTATCACCATATCTAAAATATCTGAAATGAAAAGCCTCACAGTACACTGGCATTATATGTTGCACAGAACCACGATACCAGTAAGTCATGGAGATTCACTATTTTCAACAAAGAATggtgggattttttttcaatgatGGAAGCTCTATTGATCTCAACGTCGCATCTAGCTATACAAAAAGAATGGCGACTTAGGAACACAATTTAATATACTTTAAGTACAATATATTAACATAATATATAACCTATTAATCTATACGTTTTTGCTAAACTGAAATAACAAGAGGAAACATGGAAAATGAACCTCAGATATGGTTGCCGGCACTAAGCAGTGTGATGATGAAAAATCAAGCATTGATAAATGATAAGAGGACTCGGTCTTAAATTTATCCAACTTATCCAAACTAGAACGACCTAGAGTTCAAAAGGGAACTTTACTCTCAGTTCTACATAGCAACGAACTCGGTTGCTGCCCAAATTCAGCGGCTATGGCGTGCAgggagaaaaggaaggagaGGACAGGGAGCTCACCATGGCGAGGGAGAACCGTCGTCGGGTAGGGTGGGTGGGCCGCGGACAAAGAGGATCGCCCCCTGCGTAGATCTGCCGATGGACGAGAGGCTAGCGGCAGAGACAGGAGGATGGGATGGCAGCCGGTCGTCGGAGAACAGAGGCCGTCCTAGCTGGAGAGGTTCGGCGGAACCTTAGAGCTCGGGAAGGATGAGGACCTCGGCGATGTGCGCTGCACCTGGTAGCGGTGGGGGCACCAGGAGCAAGGGAGGAGGCTGGCTTGTGGTTGGGACGACGCGGGCAGTGTCAGCCATGGACGAGGTCCACCTCCAGCCACGACGGGAAGATGGGTAGTGGCGATTTGATTAGGGACGAGGACCAGGTCCGGCGACGGAGGTGAGCAGCATCGAACGAGGAGACGGAGGCGAGCTCCGGCCCGTAGAGCAGCAGGATGGGGGCGGCCAGCGACGTCGGAGTGGACGGCGAGAGACTCAGAGGCGGATCTCGGGATTTGGCAGGGAAGATGATGGCGGGTGGTGGGCCGGAGGTGGGCGAAGGGTGCGGCTGAGGTGGGAGAGaagggacgcggcggcgccggagctcgGGAAGGGCGGCAACGCCGGAGCCCGGGAAGGACGAGGGCGGCGCAAACCCTAGAAGACCGGGAGCCGGAAGAGAGACGACCGAGCGAAGGACAAAGAAAATCGGGCTCGGGGCCGTGCTGGTTCTGGATTGGGGCTCGGTGGCAAAACGGGCGTAATTAGGGAACCAAGTGGTGGTATTTTCTGAAGCAGTGGGTACAAAAGTCTGAGAAACTGGTGTCTGTGTCTCTGACTTGGCTTATCAAAATGAAGACTACGAAAGAAACGGAGTACTCGCTCCgtccaacaacaaaaatgtttcaattttgatcaaatttgaatacacctatacactaagtcatgtctacatacattcAGATATTAATAAACtcgagacatcttttgttgaacggagaaATACGAAATTTCCACGAGGAATAGTGCTTTTAACCGATATGATCATATTTCTAAGATTAAAGCAGCACCACGCCACTAAAATGGTTTCACAAGGGAACAAGAAAAGATAACACATACACAAATCACGCgcgcacacacaaaaaatcatAAGAAAATTACCATCGGTTGCAAGATTGTAAGGTTGAACCCAAACTCTAGGAACAAGGTCACGGATCCAGATCTAAACTCAAATTCTCAATCTCCCATACCTCAAAACATCAATTGCATGGTCATAACTTCCAACCAAACATGGCAAGCAATACACCTATAACATGTCTTGATATGAAAAAGGGTGCTTGGGGCTAAAATCAGGGTGAGGCCTCACCTTAGATCTGAACATACGAGTGCCACTAACAAATGGATCCGTCTTCACTCCGTGTGCTGAATCCATCTCAAGATTAAGTAGaatctccaaaaaaaatagcGTGATTTTACCTCAAGGTGTGGAGAAACCCTTGCCTTCTCACTAACGAAGCCTAAGAATAATCTCGGGGCAAGGGCACCTTGATTTCAAACTAGCTTTAGGTACCCGATGCCTAGTGCAACATGGTCTCGTCGAAGATTGGTTTTTTGCTTCGGAGAGATGGCCGGGTCTTGATTATATATGATCTTATTGATTTTGATTCCAAATATTTGAGTATTAATTATGGATATTAACTCCTTCCGAACAATCTAGCTTTCTATTAAATGCAATTAGTTTCACAATCTTCAAATGGCATCCTACCATTAAATGAGGTTACACATcttcagaaaaggaaaataaaattcaactAGTAATATGAAATCTCAGAGAAGACCAGCATGGCATGAATTACACTCGTGTTTACATCATTATCCCATGGTTCGACCATTATGTATGGTAACTCTTCAGTGACGTCGTTATTTTATCATTATCATTTCCAATGGTGTTCATACTTTGTCGAAGTAGTTTTTATTACAAGCTTTAGCATGTTTGACTTTATTTTGATTTTAAATGTTTAAATTCAAATAGGGCTTTAAGCTTGATATGAACTACGAGCTCCATTttaaatttataaaaattCCAGAAGAATCATATTTGTGTTTGTTAAGATATTTAAATGTCAAATAGAGAATCAGGTAATCATTTGTTGAGTTTATAGAGTTTATCAAAATAAGAAAATCATGTATATTTTGAGATTGTTTTCGAGATTAAGGGTGAAACCAACTTTGTCGTGGTTAGCCGTAAAAGAACTTTGTCATGCTTTAGTTGTGTTACCATATTAAAAATCTCGAGTGGCTTTTAGAGGGCATGAACGTCTACTCCTGCTAATATGCGTTTCAAATCTAGATTCAACCACTACGAAGAGAAATGAAGCTATGCTCTCCTTGCAATTTTTCATTTTGTGGCCGGTATGGCGAGCAACGAAAAGCAATCTAATTACATCCCTGATGTTAGGTGAATTCAGAAGACCCGctaaaaaggttttgaaattAGCAATATGAAAAATTACAGGTGTGGATCGTGGGGCCACAACATGGACTGCAGACCTGGGAACAGACACACATGACCACTGTAGATCCACTATCCTGCACCTGACAGGCTGGTTCCACCTGACCTGCCTTTAACTGACAAGCGGGTcccaccggccggccggccggccttcCCCAAACCACTTGCCACGTCACACGCGGCAGGGGAGGAGGCGCCGAGGCGAGGAGCGTGTGGGACCCACTGGAGCCGGCAAAACGGGCCCGCGTGGCAGATGGGCTTGCCGTCCAGTCCgtcccccctctctctctctctctcttccccgcTCCTAGCCTCACTCCACACTCTCCCGTCCCGTTCCCCCTCTCCGACCGCGCGCTCTCCCCTCCCCTTATctgccggcgacgaggtcgaGCTCTAGCTGGTGCTTCGTACAgcccgcggaggaggaggcggagatggAGCCTATGAGCGttgacagcagcagcagcggctgcgGGGGCCTGGACGCGCAGATCGAGCAGCTCATGCAGTGCCGCCCGCTCGCCGAGCAGGAGGTGAGGTTCCGGACGGATGCGCCGCCGTTCTACCTTGTTTTATCGTTTTTATTGGCGGTGGTTCAGCAGCGCGATCTGGCGAATGCTGGGTTTGATCTGTTGCGAGGGGGCGTCTCTAGGGTTTTTAACCTGGCCTTGTTGGttggaggccttggatttggTTTGTGATCCGGCGATTTGGTCACGATTTTGCCCCTTTTTTGTGCTGGGTAATTTTGGTGGCTTAGAAGGAGGGTACGTCGAGTGGTTTGTGTCCAGCGAGTGTGGTTTTTGAATCATTCTGATCCTGTGCTTCAGATTTGGTTTCTCGTGGTAGATCCCTTGTAACAGTCGCGGCAAAGTAGTACAGTATAAAACTTGGAAATTAGCAAAGCTCATGTGGTCACTGCTGTAACGTTCTGTTTAGACTTTAGAGCATGCCTGGTTTAGAGGACAATTTGTTGCCTAACGCAACTGCAGCCGTAAAAATGGTATTTTTAGGGTCAAGTATATCTTTCTCATGAAAAGAATGCCAGGTATATATATCACCTGCAGGATGTCATGTTTTGTTCGGTATGCAAGGTGTATGGGCTATTGatcaaaaacagaaatattTGATGCACATAAACGTATAGAGTTGATATTCTTAAATGGAATTCTTATATTCCTGGAATTGGAGATTCTTTCTGTGTCCTTAAAGTCCCCACATGTGCAGGTTAAAGCATTATGCgagaaggccaaggagatATTGATGGAGGAAAGCAATGTACAGGTATCACATACTATCAGAGTATCAGTCCTCATCTCACTGTTGAGCGTTGTATCTTTCATTTATCTTTATGTATGCAAGGGGTA
This is a stretch of genomic DNA from Brachypodium distachyon strain Bd21 chromosome 1, Brachypodium_distachyon_v3.0, whole genome shotgun sequence. It encodes these proteins:
- the LOC100844846 gene encoding F-box/kelch-repeat protein At1g55270 encodes the protein MVESVSCYCRVDGGLKSVVNARKLVSGAKLCMQPDVKPNKRKSRSSRKERCRTQAPLLPGLPDDLAISCLMRVPRVEHPNLRLVCKRWSRLLSGNYYYSLRKKFGMAEEWVYVFKRDRDQKMSWHAFDPVHQLWKSLPPVPPEYSEATGFGCAVLSGCYLYLFGGKDPVRGSMRRVVFYNARTNKWHRAPDMLRKRHCFGSCVINNCLYVAGGECEGIHRTLRSAEVYNPNRNRWACITEMSTGMVPLVSVVYDGKWFLKGVDSHQQVVSEVYLPTFNMWSSTGTEMVAGWRNPSISFNGRLYSVDCRDGCKLRVYDGDTGLWTRVIDSRRHLSSSRASEAAALVSLNGKLCIIRNNMSITLVDVSDPTTVIEIDSARMFESFVRRGQHRSFIANLWSTIAGRQWKAHIIQAQVLQV